From the Paenibacillus sp. MMS20-IR301 genome, the window CTGATTGGCAGCGGTTGCGCCGCCCCACAGGAAGTTATCAGGAAATCCGTTTCGTACAGTTGCCATTGTCGTTACCCCTTTTCCTAATGTTTTGTTCAGTATGGCCAGAAAAAACAGAAAAACCTAAACCTCTGGCAAAGTCATTGATCCGGTTAGAGGATCAAATCAGTCACCATCAGTTTAGGTTTTGCCTGGCCCGGCCAGTAACAATCCAGTAAACGATGTGTTTATGGAAGATTCAATTGACTTCAGCCTACCACAGCCTGCAGCAAAATTCAAATCTAAAATTGCCTGTATATCCCGCTGATCTTCAGCTCCGTGCCGTAAACTCCGTCACCGCTTCACTCAGCAGATTCATGCCAAGCAGCAGCTCATCCCGGCCGGGGTGGCTGAAGTTGAGGCGGATGCGGCCCGTGCCTCCGCTCACACTGCAGGCCGGGCCTGGCAGGAAGGCCACGCCTTTAGGGAGTGCGGCACGCAGCAGGGCCATGGCATCCAGGCCTTCGGGCAGCGAGACCCAGAGAAACATGCCGCCGGCCGGCATATCATAGACACTGCTCTTCCAGGCGGGGCGCTTCAGCAGCTCAGCCATCAGCTTCAGCCGCGTGTTATACTCGCGGTTCAGCATTGCAATATGCTCACGCAGATCAAAAGCTGAGCTGCTCAGCAGATGATGCAGCAGCCGCTGGTTCAGCGAGCTGGACTGCCAGTCAGCCATCTGCTTGGCGGCAGCCATCATACCGATCAGCTCCCGGCTCCCTGCAGCCCAGCCCGTCCGAAGCGCCGGCACAACCGTTTTGCTGAAGGAGCCGACATACAGCACATGCCCTCCTTCGCTGACATTCTCCAGCGCATAGAGCGAAGGATATTTCAGGGCGGGATTCCCGGCATCCCGCCGGAAATGGAGATCTCCGTAGGAATCATCTTCTACAATAAGTACATTATGTGAAATACACAGCTCCAGAATCTCCTTACGCCGTTCCAGGCTCCATAATACGCCGCTCGGATTGGTGAAGCTTGGGGTGGCGAAGAGCATTTTCGGCCGGTGCTGGCGGATTCCGCTGCGCAGATGCTCCGGCAGCAGACCATCCTGATCCCCTTGGACCGGAATTATTACTGCCCCTTGCATCCGCAGCGCCTGCAGAATTCCGGGAGAGGTAGGATTCTCTACCAGCACACGGTCACCGGGATCAATGTACACTCTGGCAAACAGATCAATTGCCTGTTGGCTTCCCGTTGTCAGAAGTACCCCGCCTTCTGCTACCGCTACCCCTTTGCCCCCGAGCCAATCCCCGGTCAGCCATTCACGCAGCGGACCATAGCCCTCAGGTTCCCCATATTGCAGCGCACCTGCATCTGCAGAGATAACAGTAGATGCCGCTTCAGCAAGTAAAGGGAGCGGAAACAGTTCCTCCGCAGGAAGCTCTTCCGCCAGCGAGATCAGCGTGCCCCGGCGTGTCTCCTTGCGGATACTCAACATCGGTGAAGATAATAACGTATGTGCGCGCGAAGAAAACTCATACTTCATACGCTTCCCCCTTTACCCTAGTCCAATCGTATAATTACTTATATTTTAAGAATATTCCGCCCGGGACACCATTATGTCGCAGTATAGGGATTATGCGTACAGCTGTTTATTCTGCCGTGAAAAGAGCGCAAATTTCTCAATAGCCTGCGCCCGCGTTGATACCTCCAGCTTAACATAAATCTTGCGCAGGTAATTATCTATGGAACGGCGGCTGACCTCGATTTCCTGCGCGATTTTGTCGTATGTAATTCCTTGCACGATCCGTTCCATGATGAACATCTCTGTCTGTGTCAGCTGCATCATGCCATCCAGCCCTCTGGATGAGGTTACCGGACGGAAGCCCCGCTCGATCCATTCCAGCGGAATAGAGAGAAATCCTTCGCGTATCCCGCCAATCATCTGAATCAGCTGGTCCGGGCTTGCCCCCTTGGACAGTACCCCGCTCGCCCCCAGCTCGATTAAAGGCTGAAATAATTCTTTGTCGTTCTCCTCTGTCATGATAATAAAGTGGGAGCTCTGTGAGCTTTTTTTCATCTCCGGCAGCACCTGCTCGACTGTTCCTTCCGGCATCTGATAATCACTAAGCACCAGATTCGGCCGGGTCTCACGCACTATGGAGACGCATTCGCCCCAAGTGGAATACATACCTTCTACCTGCAGCTCCCCCCCTTCCTCCAGTATCAATTTCGTTCCCAGCATACTTGTGGGATGACAGCCCACAATGACCACCCGCCAGACCTTCACCATTACTGCTTAGACCTCCTGCTATCTATATAATTTACCAGAATGGAAATTGCTATAAGCTTTTCCTGTCAACACGCAAGCAAGGATCTATGATGTCTTGTCCGTTCTTCCTACTTTTACCTTGAATACGCCTCTCAGATATTCCAATCTATAGAAATTGTATCGCAGTAGTTTATGCGGATGCAATTACTTTTTCTTATTTTCATAGGTCTTTTCACTTTTGCGAAAATAGTAAAAGTCTGATAGAATGGGAACTTGAAAAAAAATGGCTTGAGGTGATGAAATGCAACCGCTAGCGGAATCGACCCGGGTACACTCGCGCAAAAGCGCTGAGAGAAGCGGAACTTCCGTAAAATGGTTTTTATTGTTCTGGATTGTGATGATCGCAGCCGGCGTTTATGCCGTGTACAGCTATACCAATCATCTGAAAGATCAGGTACTCAGCGAGCTGGGATCGCAAAGCCAGCAGCAGCTTACCGTTTTGAAAACCGATTACGAAGCCAAGATCGCCGCCCTGTCTGATCAG encodes:
- a CDS encoding response regulator transcription factor, translating into MVKVWRVVIVGCHPTSMLGTKLILEEGGELQVEGMYSTWGECVSIVRETRPNLVLSDYQMPEGTVEQVLPEMKKSSQSSHFIIMTEENDKELFQPLIELGASGVLSKGASPDQLIQMIGGIREGFLSIPLEWIERGFRPVTSSRGLDGMMQLTQTEMFIMERIVQGITYDKIAQEIEVSRRSIDNYLRKIYVKLEVSTRAQAIEKFALFSRQNKQLYA
- a CDS encoding PLP-dependent aminotransferase family protein — protein: MKYEFSSRAHTLLSSPMLSIRKETRRGTLISLAEELPAEELFPLPLLAEAASTVISADAGALQYGEPEGYGPLREWLTGDWLGGKGVAVAEGGVLLTTGSQQAIDLFARVYIDPGDRVLVENPTSPGILQALRMQGAVIIPVQGDQDGLLPEHLRSGIRQHRPKMLFATPSFTNPSGVLWSLERRKEILELCISHNVLIVEDDSYGDLHFRRDAGNPALKYPSLYALENVSEGGHVLYVGSFSKTVVPALRTGWAAGSRELIGMMAAAKQMADWQSSSLNQRLLHHLLSSSAFDLREHIAMLNREYNTRLKLMAELLKRPAWKSSVYDMPAGGMFLWVSLPEGLDAMALLRAALPKGVAFLPGPACSVSGGTGRIRLNFSHPGRDELLLGMNLLSEAVTEFTARS